AGTCGCTGTCGAGCAGAATCTGCCGCACGTCCGCCGACAGCCGTGGCGCGGGCGTGCGCTCCTTCTCCAGCAGGTGGCGGATCAGCGCGAGCTTGTCCTTGCGTGCGCGCAGCGGAGGCAACTCCAGCATCACGCCATTGAGCCGGTAGTACAGGTCTTCACGGAACTGCCCGCTTTCGACGAGTTCGTTCAGATCGCGATGGCTCGCGCTGACGAGCTGAAAATCGACCTTGACGACGGCTTCCGAACCGAGCGGCGTGACTTCGCGCTCTTCGAGCACGCGCAACAGCCGCGCTTGCAACGCGAGCGGCATGTCGCCGATTTCATCGAGAAACAGCGTGCCGCCGTCGGCCTGCAGGATCTTGCCGCGCCGTCCTTCGCGCTGCGCGCCCGTAAACGCGCCCGCGCGATAGCCGAACAGTTCGCTCTCGATCAGATGTTCGGGCAGCGAAGCGCAGTTGACCGCGACGAACGGCCCGTTGCTGCGTTCGCTCGCCGCATGCAGTGCATTGGCGAAGACTTCTTTGCCGCTGCCCGTTTCGCCGTGAACAAGCACAGCGATGCCGCGATCGATCACGCGTGCGCCGAGATCGAACTGACTGGCGATCTGCGCATCGCCGAATTCGACGCGCGTCGTGCTGGAACGCAACGGGTTCGTGCTGCGTGTTGCGCGAGCGGGACGCCGCGCGAGCGACGACGCGTCATGGTTCGATGCATCGGCGCGATCGCGCGGCTCCTGAGCGACGACGAAGAAGCGGCTCGATGCGTGCGTGCGGTAGATCGCGACGGGATAGAACGAACTGCGCGTGCTGCGCGCGACGATCTCTTCCAGCGACGCGTTGAAGATTTCGGTGACGGGCTTGCCCGCGATCTCGTCGAGCGTCACGAAGCCCAGTTGTGCGAGCGCGCTGCGGTTCGCGCCGAGGATCGTGCCGTCGTCGTCGACGGTGAGCTTGCCCGCATGCAAGGTACCCACGAACTCGGGTCTGCTATGAAACTGGATACGGAAGGCGTGCGTGTGGCGAGCGTCGAGCAGACGGTTTTCGATCATCTGACGCGACATGCCGACCAGCACGAGCGAATGCTGCTGCAATAGCGGCGAACGGCTGGTGACGTCGAGCACGCCCGCGATCGATCCGCCTTCGTCGAACACGGGAACGGCTGCGCAGGTGAGCGACGTATAGCGATGATAGAAGTGTTCGTGCTGACGCACGGCGATCGCTTCGCCTTCCGCGAGACAGGTGCCCATGCCGTTCGTGCCCGCTTCGCGTTCGTTCCAGACGGCGCCCGCGCACAGTCCCCAGTCCTCGACTTCACCCGCGAATTCAGGCGACGACGCGAGATGCAGGATCACGCCATCGCTATCCGTGAGCACGACGGCAAGCTCGCCGTCGCCGAGCTGCTGATAGAGCGTCGCCATCTCCAGCTTCGCGCAATCGACCAGACCGGCGTTCTGCTCGCGGCGCAACGCGAGTTCGGCGCTCGTCATCACGGGCGGCGGCAGGCACACGTCGGGATCGAGTCCGTAGTCTTCGATGCAGCGCGTCCATGAGCGGACCACGGGCGCGCTCGGTGCGAATCCGCCAGGGCGCGTACGCATGATGGCTTCGACACGGCTGGCTTGTCCCGCGAGCGGCTGGCATGACGACATGTGAACATCTCCGAGTAGTCGCTGACGCGCGTGCATGCGCACAGATGCGCCACGTTGAAGCCCATTATTGGCAATCGGATTTCACGTGACAATCGGCCATGATGGGCTACCTCTCGGGGAGTAGAGGTTAACCAGAGCGAGCGCAGCGCGCACCGCGTGCGCAGCAGAACGCCGCCGCGTGGATGGCGCGGCGTCGAAGAGGAACGC
This Paraburkholderia sabiae DNA region includes the following protein-coding sequences:
- a CDS encoding sigma-54-dependent Fis family transcriptional regulator yields the protein MSSCQPLAGQASRVEAIMRTRPGGFAPSAPVVRSWTRCIEDYGLDPDVCLPPPVMTSAELALRREQNAGLVDCAKLEMATLYQQLGDGELAVVLTDSDGVILHLASSPEFAGEVEDWGLCAGAVWNEREAGTNGMGTCLAEGEAIAVRQHEHFYHRYTSLTCAAVPVFDEGGSIAGVLDVTSRSPLLQQHSLVLVGMSRQMIENRLLDARHTHAFRIQFHSRPEFVGTLHAGKLTVDDDGTILGANRSALAQLGFVTLDEIAGKPVTEIFNASLEEIVARSTRSSFYPVAIYRTHASSRFFVVAQEPRDRADASNHDASSLARRPARATRSTNPLRSSTTRVEFGDAQIASQFDLGARVIDRGIAVLVHGETGSGKEVFANALHAASERSNGPFVAVNCASLPEHLIESELFGYRAGAFTGAQREGRRGKILQADGGTLFLDEIGDMPLALQARLLRVLEEREVTPLGSEAVVKVDFQLVSASHRDLNELVESGQFREDLYYRLNGVMLELPPLRARKDKLALIRHLLEKERTPAPRLSADVRQILLDSDWPGNIRQLRNVLRTATALCDGDELTTAHLPAWLVQREKNLNRPQTAGASTALADTDESADAEETSNAPLNAILQAEREALLALLDKHRWNVSQVALALGITRNTLYRKMRRVHIKT